Sequence from the Sulfuracidifex tepidarius genome:
GAAAATTTCTAGACATGTACTTAGAAGGAAAAATTGAAATAAATGAAGAGGAAACCAACATAGACGAGGAAGAGGAAAACCATGAAGATGAAAGGAAAAGTGAAGAATTACATTGACGAGATGTTACATGAAAAAAGATCTTTGCATTTTTCTTTGATAGATCCAGACAAGATTAGATCTATAGATGAACTGTCTAGGTTGTCAAAGCAGCTGTATGACGCTGGTACAGACGCGTTTCTAATAGGAGGTACTCTAGGAATATCGAAAAGCGAGCTTGAGTTGTGCTTAGATATATTAGAAGATTTTGAAATTCCAAAAATACTTTTTCCAAGTAATATTAACATAGTTTCAGAAAAAGCTGACGCTGTACTTTTCATGTCGCTTCTGAACTCAGATGATATCTATTATGTAATCGGGGCTCAGGTGATGGGCGCCCCTATAATTAAGAAGAACAAGTTAGAACCTTTATCTACAGCTTACATAATAATAGGCCACGGTGGTACAGCTGGTCACATAGGAAGAGCTAGAGTGATACCATTCGATAACTTTGAACTTGCCTCCGCATATGTAATGGCAGCCGAATTCATGGGGATGGATTTCGCTTATCTTGAGGCTGGATCCGGATCTCCTGAGACAGTTAAACCTGAAATGGTATCCGCTGTGAAGAAGATATCTAGAATAAATTTAATAGTAGGTGGCGGAATTAGAAGCGAAGAAAAAGCCGAGAAAATAGCTTCCGCAGGAGCTGACATTATAGTTACAGGGAACGTTATAGAGAGTAATATAGAGAACGCGACAAAAATTATAAGGCGGATAAAACAGACAAAGAGTATTGAGTGATGCAAAATGCCAGCATCTAAAAAGAAAAAAGAAAACATTCCCCTTTCGTCTATGGCAGGACTAATAAGATACTATGATGAAGACATAGAAAGAATAAAAATAAACCCTAAGGCAGTAATAATTGCAAGTTTAGTAATGATAGGTCTTGTTATAGCGCTAACTAAACTACTTCCTACACCTTAAATTTTTTAAGGGCCACGGTAGGGGACAACGGCCGAAAGGCTGAGGAAACTCCGGCCTCCAGCTCAATAGGAGTTTCGCTATGAAACAAGGGGAGATCCCTTGGCTACTGCACAGAAACGTAACGGCTAGCTCTCAAATGAAAATGATCCAATTTTTCAATATGTGAATGTTGAAAATAGGTGAGAGGGAGCTGGACGTCTGAAACGGCAGGCCTCCTCGGAGCAAGTAGGGGGAAAATGATAGGAGCTTGATTCCTCCTGAAACGCATAGCCAAATTCCCCTGTACAGAAGCCGGGTTATTACTGGGGCCCTTTACCTATAATTTTATTCATGACTTCTTTCTCTATTTCCTTTATTTCCTCCTCATTTTTTTCTACATATGAATTCAGTAACTCTTTATTAAGTGTTAGGAATGTATCACCCCATTTAAATAAACTAAGAAGAGACTTAGCTATTTCTACTTCCCCTATGATATAGAACGATGCAGCTACTGCCTCTATTGACGAAAGTTTGAAAGGCTTTGCATAGTTCACCGGGTTCCCAGCTAGAAGAAAAGGGAGCCTTCTTCCGCTTCTTGTATATCTTTGGAAGAAACTTTCATCGGATTGGTTCCATGAACTATCTATAACAGTAATCCCAAATTTCTCAATTACGGGTTTGTCTTTAATCGAAAGGACTCTATCTACCAATGGATTTAGGATTATTCCGTATACTCTCCTGGTTTTTACTGCTAATCCTTTTCTAATCATTTTCTTTGCAGTGTTCTTTGAAGGGTCATCCTGATTAAACTCCAATACGTAAATTTTCATAAATGCCGTAAAGTTCATATAACCAAAGTTGTATTAAAACTACTGGGAAAAATTGCCTTCTGCAATAGTCCTCATAAACACGGATCCAGGTGGAGAACAGGAAGTTTTTGATAAACTAGTATCACTAGAAGAGGTAGTAGAAATAGACATAGTCTACGGCGTTTATGATCTGGTCGTGAAAATACAGACGAATGATACAGATAAATTGAAAAGTTTTGTAACTAATACAATAAGAAAGTTACCTAAAGTTAGATCTACGTTAACTATGGTAATAATGGAGGGAAAGAGCTTAGTTAAGAAATGATATCTCATGGAAATAATTATAGGTGTTGATGACCACGACTCCACCAAAGCTGGATGTACAACTCATTTTTCTGTCTTATTAATGAGAGAATTGGCGAAAAGAGGTTTCGAAATAAAAGAAATTCCTAAATTAGTTAGGTTAAATCCGAACTTACCTTGGAAGACGAGAGGAAATGCAAGTGTAAGTTTTAGCATAGAAGTTACAGAAGATACTGACATTATACTAAAAATAAAAGAGATTATAGAGAACCTTTCATACAAGTACGTGACTGAGATCTCTAAAGGATTTGAGATGAATAGGAAACCTGGATATGCACTAGCTAAAACGAATGACTTGATAGGTGTCAAGGATGACATCGAGAGATTCTACGAGATGGCCTTATCCGATGTCGTAACCACTGACTTAGCAAAGCGTTTTGCCAAGAACAGGAATATAGTTGTAGGTGGTGATAGAGGAATTATCGGAAGCATAGCGTCAATGGGTTTTCACGGAGATTATTCCTTTGAGTTACTTACTTATCGAATCAAAGATAACTGGGATAAAGAAAGGATCTTAGATAAAAACTCAGTAATTGGAGCAGATATAAAGCTATTTCCGAAAGTCTCTTCAAATTACGACTACTTTAAGGATGTTCCTCTGATTTTATCTCATGGTACCGATCCTGTTTTATACGGATTAAGAGGAACTACTCCTTACGTGTTACTTGAAGAGATGAATTTAGTGAAGGCATATGAGGCAATTGATTTTTTCATGTTATTTAAGACGAATCAAATGACAGATGCCCATATAAGGAGAACCGGAATTAATTTCTATCAGACTACTAAGATAGAATTCAAAGTTAGTTCTATAAAGGTCCTTGAGGGAGGACATGTCATAATTAATGGATACGATTCCCCTGTCGTAGTATATAAAGAGACAAGGGAGCTAAACTCCATGTCTAAAATACTGAAAAATGGAGATGTAATAGAAGTAATAGGATCTGTTAAACCTTCATATAATAACACTAAGATAGTTGAAGCTGAACGGATCAGAGTAATTTCATTAAATGATATGAGGGAGGAAGTTCCCACATGTCCTAAGTGCGGAAAGAAAATGGAATCTATCGGGAAAAATAAGGGATACAAGTGCAGAAGATGTAAGACATTCTCTAAGGAAAAAGATAATATAAAAATTAAAAGAGATCTCTCGTTGGAGGTCTATCAATCTTCTCTTTATAGACATTTAACCAAACCGATCTTTCTAGAACTTCAACATATTGACCTGAGAGTAGAGAAAGATGTCATGGACAAGATATTATCAGAGATATTAGAAAAAGATATATCTATAAAACTAGGCTAGCGCCTTCTATCTATCCGATAATTTTTCTTCTAAGAATGGTAGAGAATATTCATACCTATTAGAATTTCCAAAATGCCCTCCACTGAATTCTTTAAATTCGTGAGATATGCCTATCTCGGACATCCTTTTATGCAAAGTCCTCATTCCTACAAACAGATTATACTCATCTTTATTTCCGACATCAAGGTAGATTCCTTTCATTCTCTTGAGTTCGTCCCTGTAGTTTACTACATTCTTTGCTGGATCATAGGATAGCCATTTTTCCCAAATTTCCCTTCTAATCCCACCAGTTTCTAAATCAATAGGGAGATCCGCATAGAGATCATTTTCAGGATTTGGAGAATAAAAATAGGCACTGCCTATCACATTAGCAGCGCAGACTTCATTGTCGGCAATTTCTTTACTATTAATTACACCTTTCAACCATTTAGTCGGATTAATTGAAGCAAATAGTTTTAATGTACAGATAAAGTCTTGGATATACATATATTCAAAACAACTATCTCCGAAATGCATAGCAAAACCTTGAATCAGATCTGGATGTCTTACTGCAATTGAATAAGAGCCGAATCCTCCAGAGGACTTACCAAATAAACCTACAGCTTGAATATCATATCTTTCCTTAAAGTACGGTATTATTTCTTTTACTATGAAATCTTCATACCTTCCAAGGATCGAGGAGTTGAGATATTGATTTACATAAATTCTAGTCTTAAAATTAGGATTTATTACAATACTATTCTTTAACTTTTTTGTCGAAAATAGCTTTTCTATTATCTGTCCAAATCTATTAGAAACTGTAGGTTTCCAATTAAGTCCTGCTAATTCTATAAGGAGAATTGGTCTCTCCTTAGATTCACGAGGGAGTAACGTGAGAACCTCTCTTTCTGTAGGGTCACCCATCATATTATCCTTTAAAGCCTCACTTTCGATTTTTTCAATCGTATACTTCAGCATAACGCATCTTCTTTGTATGAGTCTTTATTTTAATAAATAAAGATTTTTTCAAGTTTCAAGATAAAGAAAAATTTCTTTCATTAACAAAGAGAGTATGGTACTAATCACCGATAGTCAATCTTATTATGCTTATGAATTAATTGTTTCAAGAAGAGGGCCGGTAGCTCAGACTGGAAGAGTGCCCGGTTGGCATCCGGGAGGTCCCGGGTTCAAATCCCGGCCGGTCCATACTAGGGGGACCCCTAAGACCCCCAATGCTATTTTCACGACCTCGTCTAAAGGACCAACGTAATGATCTCTCCTCTTACCACTTGAGTCATTCTCTACCATATAAACATAATACTTCCCATAGACTTCCCTTATTCTAATATCACCAAATTGAAAGTCTTATTACCCATTATCTTGTTATTGGTACGTTATTTTAAAAGCCTTGATAATTATCATGTCGTGCTCTGTAGCTAGAATACTTACATATAATAATTATCTATCTAATAATGTAAAATATTTGAACCTTTTTGATCTTATCTAACCTAACTAACATGTCTAGAATATATACTAGATAAATAACTAGGTAAAAGTTAACCTAATGAAACTCTTGTAGATAAATATTAACTTTTTTGAGAAAATTTTAATTTATTACATTTTCTCTATAAGTAAGAACATCAGAGGGACCCCTCTATTTCCATTGGAGATTCTTAAGAAAAGAATTTCGTAGAGAGTCTCAACTTTATACAAACTGTTTTAATTCTGTTATAGATTATGTGTAGA
This genomic interval carries:
- a CDS encoding geranylgeranylglyceryl/heptaprenylglyceryl phosphate synthase, which translates into the protein MKMKGKVKNYIDEMLHEKRSLHFSLIDPDKIRSIDELSRLSKQLYDAGTDAFLIGGTLGISKSELELCLDILEDFEIPKILFPSNINIVSEKADAVLFMSLLNSDDIYYVIGAQVMGAPIIKKNKLEPLSTAYIIIGHGGTAGHIGRARVIPFDNFELASAYVMAAEFMGMDFAYLEAGSGSPETVKPEMVSAVKKISRINLIVGGGIRSEEKAEKIASAGADIIVTGNVIESNIENATKIIRRIKQTKSIE
- a CDS encoding preprotein translocase subunit Sec61beta, translated to MPASKKKKENIPLSSMAGLIRYYDEDIERIKINPKAVIIASLVMIGLVIALTKLLPTP
- a CDS encoding DUF367 family protein yields the protein MKIYVLEFNQDDPSKNTAKKMIRKGLAVKTRRVYGIILNPLVDRVLSIKDKPVIEKFGITVIDSSWNQSDESFFQRYTRSGRRLPFLLAGNPVNYAKPFKLSSIEAVAASFYIIGEVEIAKSLLSLFKWGDTFLTLNKELLNSYVEKNEEEIKEIEKEVMNKIIGKGPQ
- a CDS encoding Lrp/AsnC family transcriptional regulator, with translation MPSAIVLINTDPGGEQEVFDKLVSLEEVVEIDIVYGVYDLVVKIQTNDTDKLKSFVTNTIRKLPKVRSTLTMVIMEGKSLVKK
- a CDS encoding tRNA(Ile)(2)-agmatinylcytidine synthase, producing the protein MEIIIGVDDHDSTKAGCTTHFSVLLMRELAKRGFEIKEIPKLVRLNPNLPWKTRGNASVSFSIEVTEDTDIILKIKEIIENLSYKYVTEISKGFEMNRKPGYALAKTNDLIGVKDDIERFYEMALSDVVTTDLAKRFAKNRNIVVGGDRGIIGSIASMGFHGDYSFELLTYRIKDNWDKERILDKNSVIGADIKLFPKVSSNYDYFKDVPLILSHGTDPVLYGLRGTTPYVLLEEMNLVKAYEAIDFFMLFKTNQMTDAHIRRTGINFYQTTKIEFKVSSIKVLEGGHVIINGYDSPVVVYKETRELNSMSKILKNGDVIEVIGSVKPSYNNTKIVEAERIRVISLNDMREEVPTCPKCGKKMESIGKNKGYKCRRCKTFSKEKDNIKIKRDLSLEVYQSSLYRHLTKPIFLELQHIDLRVEKDVMDKILSEILEKDISIKLG
- a CDS encoding alpha/beta hydrolase-fold protein, whose amino-acid sequence is MLKYTIEKIESEALKDNMMGDPTEREVLTLLPRESKERPILLIELAGLNWKPTVSNRFGQIIEKLFSTKKLKNSIVINPNFKTRIYVNQYLNSSILGRYEDFIVKEIIPYFKERYDIQAVGLFGKSSGGFGSYSIAVRHPDLIQGFAMHFGDSCFEYMYIQDFICTLKLFASINPTKWLKGVINSKEIADNEVCAANVIGSAYFYSPNPENDLYADLPIDLETGGIRREIWEKWLSYDPAKNVVNYRDELKRMKGIYLDVGNKDEYNLFVGMRTLHKRMSEIGISHEFKEFSGGHFGNSNRYEYSLPFLEEKLSDR